From Pedobacter indicus, a single genomic window includes:
- the murB gene encoding UDP-N-acetylmuramate dehydrogenase, whose translation MENTWQTDKSLVKLNTFGVDAKAKYYIKIEDEEALKSLVALPSFGSQATLILGGGSNILFTQDFQGLVIHMCIGGIEVFEKGDEIYVTAGGGVVWNDLVQYCVDHGYAGIENLSLIPGTVGAAPVQNIGAYGVELMDVFANCRAFDIQEKSMKVFDHDACQFSYRDSFFKNEGKGRYVITQVTLRLNKKPDLNLSYGAIQSELDRRGISEPSLRDVADVVSEIRVSKLPDPRTIGNSGSFFKNPIISVEEFRTIESSFPDIVYYPVQSNRIKLAAGWLIENCGWKGKQVGNTGTWKNQALVLVNYGNASGSEVYEFSEKIIESVYAKFGVLLEREVNTI comes from the coding sequence ATGGAAAACACCTGGCAGACGGATAAGTCCCTTGTAAAATTAAATACCTTCGGCGTAGATGCTAAAGCAAAATATTATATCAAAATAGAGGATGAAGAGGCATTGAAAAGTTTAGTAGCTTTACCAAGCTTTGGATCTCAGGCCACACTGATCCTCGGAGGTGGCAGCAACATACTCTTTACGCAAGATTTTCAGGGTCTGGTTATCCACATGTGTATCGGAGGGATAGAGGTCTTTGAAAAAGGAGATGAAATATACGTTACCGCCGGGGGAGGGGTTGTATGGAACGATTTGGTACAATACTGTGTTGACCACGGCTATGCTGGAATAGAGAACCTAAGTTTAATTCCGGGCACAGTGGGTGCAGCACCCGTTCAAAATATCGGTGCCTATGGTGTAGAACTAATGGACGTATTTGCTAATTGCCGGGCCTTCGATATCCAGGAAAAATCGATGAAAGTTTTTGATCATGATGCCTGTCAATTTTCTTATCGCGATAGTTTTTTTAAAAACGAAGGGAAGGGTCGGTATGTCATTACTCAGGTAACGCTTCGGTTGAATAAAAAACCAGATTTGAATCTAAGTTATGGGGCTATCCAGAGCGAATTGGATCGGAGAGGCATCAGTGAGCCTTCGCTGCGAGATGTTGCTGATGTTGTCTCGGAAATCCGGGTGAGTAAACTTCCCGATCCGAGAACTATCGGTAATTCAGGTAGTTTCTTTAAAAACCCGATCATTTCGGTCGAGGAATTCCGGACAATAGAGTCCAGTTTTCCAGACATCGTATATTACCCAGTACAATCTAATAGGATCAAATTGGCGGCAGGCTGGCTGATCGAAAATTGTGGTTGGAAGGGGAAGCAGGTAGGCAATACCGGTACATGGAAAAATCAGGCTTTGGTTCTTGTTAATTATGGAAATGCTTCTGGATCAGAAGTTTATGAGTTTTCTGAAAAAATCATTGAAAGTGTGTATGCGAAGTTTGGAGTGCTTTTAGAACGAGAAGTGAACACGATTTAA
- a CDS encoding RNA polymerase sigma factor — protein MTKYEFKSMVSSHAESLKMYAFHFTHDDEDANDLVQDTVLKAITYHDKFKEGTNLKGWLYTIMKNTFINNYRRLVKISSMVTKSDEISSSNLVYSSTNNRGENQFVMDDIKAALNELSEEYYVPFTMYFEGYKYHEIADHLDIPIGTVKTRIHVARKSLKKSLKPYAYGIQSSVFPGVNF, from the coding sequence ATGACTAAGTACGAATTCAAATCAATGGTTTCAAGCCACGCCGAGTCGTTAAAAATGTATGCTTTTCATTTTACTCACGATGATGAAGATGCAAATGACTTAGTTCAGGACACAGTTTTAAAGGCAATCACGTACCACGATAAATTTAAAGAAGGTACGAACCTGAAAGGGTGGTTATACACCATCATGAAAAACACCTTTATCAACAACTATCGTAGACTTGTAAAAATCAGTAGCATGGTGACTAAATCAGACGAAATTTCGTCTTCCAATTTAGTCTATAGCTCAACGAATAACCGTGGTGAGAATCAATTCGTGATGGATGATATCAAAGCTGCATTAAACGAGTTATCTGAAGAATACTATGTTCCTTTTACGATGTATTTCGAAGGATATAAGTATCACGAGATTGCCGATCATTTGGATATTCCTATCGGCACAGTGAAAACCAGAATACACGTAGCTCGTAAATCACTGAAAAAATCACTCAAGCCGTATGCATATGGCATACAATCTTCCGTATTTCCTGGAGTTAACTTCTGA
- a CDS encoding PfkB family carbohydrate kinase: MSLVIIGTVAFDAIETPFGKTDKIVGGAATFASIAASYLYDQIKIVSVIGDDFGDENINKITSKGIDVEGLQIKEGKKSFFWSGKYHNDMNSRDTLTTELNVLENFDPIIPPSYQDCEYLLLGNLTPAIQLKTLERLEKKPKLVVLDTMNFWMNIALDDLLKVLKHVDVLTINDEEARQLSGEYSLVKAARKILEMGPRYLIIKKGEHGALLFDKDQIFSAPALPLAEVFDPTGAGDSFAGGFIGYLAKVGTINFNNMKNAVIFGSALASFCVEKFGAEKLENLSQKEISDRIKQFTALSQFTLDA, translated from the coding sequence ATGAGTTTAGTTATAATCGGGACGGTAGCCTTTGACGCCATCGAAACACCCTTTGGTAAAACAGATAAAATAGTGGGTGGCGCTGCTACTTTTGCATCTATTGCTGCATCCTATCTTTATGACCAGATTAAAATAGTCAGCGTTATCGGTGATGACTTCGGCGACGAGAATATCAATAAAATTACCTCGAAAGGGATCGATGTAGAAGGACTACAAATCAAAGAAGGGAAAAAGTCCTTCTTCTGGTCTGGTAAGTATCACAATGATATGAACAGTCGTGATACACTGACCACTGAGCTGAACGTCTTGGAGAATTTTGACCCCATTATACCGCCTTCTTATCAGGATTGTGAATACTTACTACTAGGCAACTTAACTCCAGCAATCCAATTAAAAACGCTGGAGCGACTAGAAAAGAAACCTAAACTCGTTGTCCTCGATACGATGAATTTCTGGATGAATATAGCGCTTGATGATCTTTTGAAAGTACTGAAACATGTCGACGTATTGACCATCAACGATGAAGAGGCACGCCAACTCTCTGGTGAATACTCACTAGTTAAGGCAGCAAGAAAAATACTGGAAATGGGGCCACGTTACCTGATTATTAAAAAAGGAGAACACGGGGCGCTGCTTTTTGATAAGGACCAGATATTCTCTGCACCGGCCTTGCCCCTCGCTGAAGTATTCGATCCTACCGGTGCCGGAGACAGCTTTGCCGGCGGCTTTATAGGCTACCTCGCCAAGGTCGGCACCATCAACTTTAACAATATGAAGAATGCGGTGATTTTCGGCTCGGCCCTCGCGTCCTTTTGTGTCGAAAAATTTGGTGCTGAGAAATTAGAAAATTTGAGTCAAAAAGAAATTTCAGACCGGATCAAGCAATTCACTGCCCTTAGCCAATTTACGCTGGACGCGTAA